The Lolium rigidum isolate FL_2022 chromosome 1, APGP_CSIRO_Lrig_0.1, whole genome shotgun sequence region TCCCGACGCCGTCGGTGGCTCCGGTGTGGGGCCGTGACGCGATCCCTGGCCCgccgagcccgccgccgccgcagctcacGGAGTTCAGGTTCGTGAACCAGGTGGCGGACATCTCGGCGGAGAGCATCCAGCGCGTCAAGGACGAGGTAAAGCAGGCTGCGGGGGAGGGTTGCTCCACCTTCGACGCGGTGACGGCCGTGGTGTTCAAGTGCCGCGCGCTGGCGCTGGCTGCGGCGCTCCCTGACGACGCCGAGGTCCGGGTCGGTTTCGCTGCCGGCACGCGGCACCTCCTCCGCGGGGTGCTGCCAGCGGTGGACGGGTACTACGGCAACTGCGTGTACCTCGCGTCCGTCGCGTGCACCGGCAGGGCCGTCCGGGAGTCGCCGCTGGCGGTGCTGGTCGGCGCGGTACGGGAAGCGAAGGAGGCCGTCGCCGCGGGGTTCGCGGACTGGATGCGCGGCGTCGTTCGCCCCGACGTGCCGCTGGACTACAGCACGGCGATCCTGTCGGACTGGAGCCGCCTCGGGTTCGACGAGGTGGACTACGGCTTCGGCGTGCCCAGTTACGTGTTCCCGCACAACCACCATGTTGACTTCGTGCCGGCGCTGAACTACGTCAGCCCGCCGGCGCccaggcgcggaggcggaggcatcCGGGTGGTGCTCCGCTGCGTCGAAGAACAGCACGCCGCCGTGTTAGCCGCCGAGCTCGCAAAATTTGCCTAATCATTCTCCTAGTCCTTGGGCATGTAGGACATGTTGACGTGAGATGAGACGTTTTAAACTCGGTGGTTGCCTGTACTGAATAACTCCAATTCCATCCATGATGATTTCGAATGCAATGCGGTGAACAAACTGTAATGATCTCCTTCAGCATTTCCATGAGTTTCTCTCAATTCTAACTGCAAAATATTACTGTGCAAAGCACTCTCAGTCGTGATCTGTTACTCCTGGTTCGCTCTAGGTGGTAGCTTGCTCCAGAAACTGTAATAAAATGGTGTCCGTGACTGGAACAGCCTCTCCTGAAAAAGGTACGCCACTTCTCTAGCCAGGGAGGATGGTGTGATAGCCAGAGAACTCTGGATGAAGTGAGGGTGAAGCGGCAGAAGCGGCAGGAAGGAACAATCAAGCGCGAACGGGCTATCGCCTACGTGTACTCGCAGCACATCGAAGGCGCCCCCCAAGTGCAATGTAGTACGAACCAATTCCTCTGCAGATTTCTATAACCGTAGGAGTATATTGATTGAGATGAGCTTACACTGTTTCTGTTCTACAGCAACCGAAGAACAGCAATGGTCGGTCCAACCAGTCCGGTCTCCTGCTCAAGCACCAGCACTGCGACAAGAACAACGGCAGGTGGAGCTGGCTGGAGAGGTGGCTGGCGAGGCCTTGGGAGAACAGACTGATGGAGGAGCACAACCAGACCAACAGCACCAGCTCGCCGGACCTTGTGCCCTCCAAGAAATGCGAGGACTCCTTCGGTGCTCTAGGGGACTTGTCTGAACCAAATTCAGTGAAGGTGAGGAAGAACAAtgtgagcaaaaggatcagcgcgAAACCGCCTGAGCGACACACCATCAGCGGCTCAAAGCTCAGTCCATATCTTCCCTGAGCACTGATTTGCATAATGATGAGAGctctgcctcgtcgtcgtcatgctTTGCGTCCACTCCAGTGTTGTTCTCCACCTTGCTCACACCAGAGAAGACCGATGGCAGCACCAGGTCTCAAGGCCAAACTACATGAGCTTGACGGATCCCTCAGGGCGAAGCAAAAGCCTTTCGGTGCCCAGAGAACAGTGGTATCCAAAGCTTTAGATGATAGAAAGGCCTTGAGTGTCGACTTGAAGGTTGTGAAGGCGTAAACCTGCAATGTTCATCGGTCTCCAAGAAGAGATGAAGCCAATTTTCTTGCTCTCTCTAGGGTGTTTTTGGGTGGGTTGCTCCATCCTTTGGTGTCTTGGTGCTGCATTCTTGAGCAGTTTGTGCGTTGCTGGTTTCATGTTCAACATCTTGTTGTCATAGTGCCCCATCTCAGGGCAGTCCTCATTGTCATTGGCAGTGTCTTTGTAAGATAGTTCTTTGACTGAAAAAAAATTGTGTGGATTTGTTTTTCCGGGTTGTGAAATACTAGTGTTCTTGGCTTATCATGGTTCTTTGCAATATAATGTGATCTTAAACAAGGCTCTCAAGTCAGTGTTGTATACatatttagggtttaaattccTAAATGATGAATTAGGGTCTGGTACTTTTGTTACCCACATGAAAACTGTACTGGACAAGTAGGCAAATTGGGGTTTGAAAGACTACTATGATATTCTTGTGTACCCACAGAAACATATGGTCGTACTACTCCGACAGCTCGTGGTAAGCATGGCAACATACGAAATCCACTTATTATAGAGAAATAGCTGCCAGATGTCGTTTCATCACACGATGGCAATTGCCAAGACCAGGAACATTGACCTAGATTATTCCTGTTTACCTTTAGAAACATATGGTCCTACTGGAACAGCTCATGGCAAAATAGGGGAAAAAATCTATCTTCACAAATTGGCAAGACCAAGAACACTGCAGCAGATGCTCGGCTTAGTAATGTGTGTTGGTTGATCTTTTCAGTTTAACTGAAATAAAAGGTTAACTGAAGATTGACGGAGTCTAAACGAAACGTTAAAGAGGAAGGCCCACAAACCAACGTTTTGGACATTTTCGTATGTAACTGACCACCCTGATCGGGGGTATCTGTAACCAGCAAGTGGTTTTGGTCCCCTGTCGCCACTGGCCATATATGAGGGAGGGGAGCCCGTTAGGAAGGCACCTGATGAGTTAACCATCTGCTAGACCTGCTCACCGACATTCCcaccctaccgatctagggaggCCAGGAGCGATGGGAAGACCATCTCCATCCCCAGGAGCCAGGAGGGTCCTGCTGCCGACACCTCGACTCCATCTGCAGCACCCCACCTCCATCGACATGGGCTACACCACGCCTGCATCGAGCAGGCACGGGAATCCTCCAATAACCTGTAAATTAATCTATGTTAGGTGCTCTAAGGCATGATCAGTTTACGTTTAATGTTCCCTAATGATGAATTTAGAtctaacattggtatcagagccatatgATCACCTTTAGAGTCCTAAATTTGATTAGGAGATAATGTTTAAGCGTCTGGCCCTTAATCTGTAGATTATGCTTATGTCTTATGGATCATGTTATAAAAGGATTTTGGTTGATGCTCTAAGCCCTCGATTAGCCCACCTATCATGTCAATTATCTGTAATAATTACTCATGTTTTGGGGAGCACGAAGTTTTGAATAATGCAAGAAAATCCCCAAATCGCtgatgaaccctaaccctaaatcccgaAAGGCAAAATTTGCACCCAAAGATGAGAAGGGGATCAAGATCTTACCGCTGCTGACGTCGCTCCGTTGCTTTTTCCCTTTGGGGCCCGCCGAGCACCAGCTGGTCCGGCGAGGGCGAGGGTGCGGCGCCGCCGTCCATTTCCCATAGAAGGGACGAGCGGAACGACACGCTGTCCGTGCTAAATGAACGTGCCTGGACGCGCGGGATGGACGAGGCGCTGCTGGCCACCGTGCCATCGGTCGCCCTCGTCGCCTGAATGGCCGCCGTTTCGCCGGCATGAaccacctcctcgtcgccccGCAAGAAAACGACGCCGGTAGCCACGCTCGATGAAGGAGCGTGTGGGACCTAGTCCTCGCACGCTTCTCTGTCGAGTGCAGCCACCGCGTCGCCATAGTCGCTGAGGAGTTGTGTGGTCGCCTCCCGCGCCGCCACTCTCGTCGCACGCGGGCAAATCTGGGGAGGAGGGGGAAATGACACTAGTGTTTTTTGCCGAGCTCGCTTTGTTCCGGCTGGGGCTCATCCTGGCCGTCCGTCCGATCCTATGGCCAGGATCCACGCGGGAGGTTTAACGAGCCTCCATGCCTACTTGGGCTGATACTTCAGCTGGGTTATCGGCCTAGGGTTTTCTTAGTCCAGCAGCaagtgttttcttttgttttaccATGCTGGGCTAGAATTTTTTATGGGCTGCCGTGGATAGTTTTTGGCCACAAAATTTTCTTTTTCTGTATTGTTTTAGTAGATTTTGTGTCAATTATGTTAATGTTTTATGCACTGTTTTAAATACAGAAAATCAACTGCCTAAAATATGATTACAAACATGTTATTTTACTAAATAAAATGGCTTGTTTTTTGATGATTTAATGTTTATGTCTTATTATGGCATTATGTTCTAATGATTAGGCCTCAATTCTAGTCGAATTTTTGAGGTTATGAAATGATGATTAATTTTGAGAAAGTATGGTTATCTATCATAAGTCTTTAAATAATATGTTATGATATTTGTTTCTCAATGATGTGCTCGGTACTAATGATTTTATGTTGATCTCATGATCATTTTTGTAATGATGTGATGACTAATGGGCTGAGGCCGTCctaatgattatgaatgcattgttcGGTTTTCCGCACCGCACTATGCAAATAAATAATGTTAAGCAATTTTTCTAAGTAGTGTGTCGGTGCGTTTTATGTCTTTTGACATGCACTGAAGTTCATGAAGGCTCATAATGATGTTGATTCTCTGAAGAAGAAAGTTTCTTTACAGTTTTTTAATGTATCATGGTCATGTTTTGTTTATTGATGCTTACCAATTATTTGGTAAATCATGATATATGTAATTTAATGTCCAGTTTTTATTTGGAGAGATTTTAATGAAGACGTTCCAGTGTGAATGCTATTATTACGTTTACTCAGTGAAATGTCATTTGTATACTAATGTCCAAAATGATTGGTATTTTTATGCCAAGTCATTGAAGGTTTTAATGATAACTTTGGCATTTTGATAGATGCTATTACAACTATACTGTCAAAGTTTATGATGGCAAATTGATCGGTGATGAATCAGGAATCCATGTGTCTAATAACACAGTGGATTGCATTATATTTATCTTTCTACTGATTTCGGAAATGTGCTTACTGATCATGATGCGAATTTAAGTTTCTCCGGTCAAAATGGAACCAATGAGAAGTTTTGCTCAGATATTTTATTTAGGAGCATATATTATATGGTATATGATAATATTCTGATGAACGTTGATTATTATCACGTCCCATTTTGAATAAATAAGGTTCTTTTCCATTTTCAGCCGAACAGTGATACGGATTAGAAGAACAAATAACTTGTTGTGATTCTAATCATTGCAAGTTTTACTCATGTTTGATATTTTATAATGATGCTTATAAAGATTTTGTCCTTTTTTTGTATCCAATGAAAGGGCTTTTTTCTATCAGGACAATGACGAATAAAGCATTGTAAGACAACTTGCTTCTATATATgaatattttgttttttttgaatgcaATCATTTTATGTAAGTCTCACCATGTGGTgagatttttttttcatgtatCTTTTGTAATGATTATGTGTGCCATGACAGAATTATGATGTAAGAGACGTGAGAAATGAGACCTCTTTGAAATTGTGCTAAATTTACCACATTTCGAAGGGGAAAGGGAATGTCTCATTTAATATGGGTTATCTTACTCA contains the following coding sequences:
- the LOC124690947 gene encoding acyl transferase 4-like, coding for MRMGFARALVPYCPVAGRISPSGLAVDCTGMGVWFVEAAAGCTLADVDGLECCPLLIPGELLPRPPPGEKLDGLILMAQATRFACGGFVVGISFSHAVFDGQGAAQFLTAVGELARGLPTPSVAPVWGRDAIPGPPSPPPPQLTEFRFVNQVADISAESIQRVKDEVKQAAGEGCSTFDAVTAVVFKCRALALAAALPDDAEVRVGFAAGTRHLLRGVLPAVDGYYGNCVYLASVACTGRAVRESPLAVLVGAVREAKEAVAAGFADWMRGVVRPDVPLDYSTAILSDWSRLGFDEVDYGFGVPSYVFPHNHHVDFVPALNYVSPPAPRRGGGGIRVVLRCVEEQHAAVLAAELAKFA